In Zunongwangia profunda SM-A87, the following proteins share a genomic window:
- a CDS encoding Gfo/Idh/MocA family protein: MEKNKKILGSSRRDFIKSTALATAGISIIPRHVLGGPGFTAPSDKLVVAGIGVGGKGQSDIWSFHQTGKADIAFLCDVDDRRAKTSRERFPKAKYYKDWRELLDKESKNFDAVSVSTPDHNHAIQTLAAMQLGKHVYVQKPLTHDIYEARALTNAAKKYDVVTQMGNQGSSGDGVRKMREWFNAGLIGKAKEVYCFTDRPVWPQGIPWPAEKKASVPAELDWDLWLGTAPYKEYVNGLVPFNWRGWWDYGTGALGDMGCHLIEAPYRVLDLKYPKNVECSVGSVYVDEFKRGYFPESCPPSSHVTMTFDGNENTDGDIKLHWMDGGIQPTRPEELGPNEVFGDGGNGVLIIGTKGKMMCGTYGENPQLLPTSRTNEVNVPKQFDRVPGGANGHYGQWVEAAIAGPGKKELSSPFEIAGPLTEILLIANLAIRGTDIRREKTNANGNIEFEYPGRYIQMIWDSDNMRVENLEEANKFVKRDYRDGWKLGEV, translated from the coding sequence ATGGAAAAAAACAAGAAAATTTTAGGTTCCTCACGAAGAGATTTTATAAAAAGTACTGCGCTAGCCACGGCGGGTATCAGTATAATTCCGCGTCATGTGTTGGGCGGTCCCGGTTTTACTGCGCCAAGTGATAAACTGGTAGTCGCTGGAATAGGTGTTGGAGGAAAAGGACAAAGTGATATCTGGAGCTTTCATCAAACAGGAAAAGCCGATATCGCATTTTTATGCGACGTGGATGATCGTCGCGCTAAAACTTCGCGAGAACGTTTTCCTAAAGCAAAATATTATAAAGATTGGAGAGAACTGTTAGATAAAGAATCAAAGAATTTTGATGCGGTTTCGGTATCTACGCCAGATCATAATCACGCCATTCAAACCTTGGCAGCCATGCAGTTAGGGAAACATGTATACGTGCAAAAGCCATTAACGCATGATATTTACGAAGCAAGAGCGCTAACCAATGCCGCTAAAAAATATGATGTGGTTACCCAAATGGGAAATCAGGGGTCATCTGGTGACGGGGTGCGTAAAATGCGCGAGTGGTTTAATGCAGGATTAATAGGAAAAGCAAAAGAAGTCTATTGTTTTACAGATAGACCGGTTTGGCCACAGGGTATTCCATGGCCTGCAGAGAAAAAAGCGAGTGTTCCGGCCGAGTTAGATTGGGATCTTTGGTTAGGAACTGCTCCTTATAAAGAGTATGTTAATGGTCTTGTTCCTTTTAACTGGCGAGGCTGGTGGGATTATGGTACTGGAGCGCTTGGCGATATGGGCTGTCACTTAATTGAAGCGCCTTATCGCGTACTGGATTTAAAATATCCTAAAAACGTAGAATGTAGCGTTGGTAGTGTTTATGTAGATGAATTTAAACGTGGTTATTTTCCTGAAAGTTGCCCGCCGTCCAGCCACGTGACCATGACATTTGATGGTAATGAAAATACAGATGGTGATATTAAACTACACTGGATGGATGGTGGTATTCAACCTACCAGACCGGAAGAATTAGGCCCAAATGAAGTGTTTGGAGATGGTGGAAACGGAGTTTTAATCATTGGTACTAAAGGAAAAATGATGTGTGGTACGTATGGAGAGAACCCTCAATTATTGCCAACTTCCAGAACCAATGAGGTAAATGTACCAAAACAGTTTGATCGTGTGCCCGGTGGTGCCAATGGGCATTATGGACAGTGGGTAGAAGCCGCGATAGCCGGACCCGGTAAAAAAGAACTTAGTTCACCTTTCGAAATAGCAGGACCTTTAACCGAAATTTTATTGATTGCTAACCTGGCCATAAGAGGTACAGATATTCGAAGAGAGAAAACAAATGCCAATGGAAATATAGAATTTGAATATCCAGGACGTTATATTCAAATGATTTGGGATAGTGATAATATGCGCGTAGAAAATCTTGAAGAAGCAAATAAATTTGTGAAACGAGATTATCGTGATGGCTGGAAGTTAGGAGAAGTTTAG
- a CDS encoding 3D domain-containing protein: protein MVAVGFSACNFSDTKVDDHPIEEDWDTLKVTVSAFNSVGYQTAGNNPNLAAWGDTLKPGMNAVAISRDLIDLGLDHDDEIRIQGFDSVFLIKDKMHYRWKKRVDIYMGKDIAKARNFGRKKLEIYYRKKDTTSTNAAAEVTSE, encoded by the coding sequence TTGGTTGCTGTAGGTTTTTCAGCCTGTAATTTTTCTGATACCAAGGTAGATGACCATCCTATTGAAGAAGATTGGGATACTTTAAAGGTTACGGTTTCTGCATTTAATTCGGTTGGATATCAAACCGCCGGTAACAATCCAAACCTGGCGGCGTGGGGAGATACCTTAAAACCAGGGATGAATGCAGTTGCGATATCACGGGATCTTATAGACTTAGGTCTTGATCATGATGATGAAATTAGAATTCAGGGATTCGATTCGGTTTTTCTAATTAAAGATAAAATGCATTATCGCTGGAAAAAACGAGTAGATATTTATATGGGAAAGGACATTGCAAAGGCCAGAAACTTTGGGCGAAAAAAATTAGAAATTTACTATCGAAAAAAGGATACGACTTCAACCAATGCTGCTGCAGAAGTGACGTCAGAATAA
- a CDS encoding transporter substrate-binding domain-containing protein translates to MKYILSFLFIFFSFLINAQDSLKSAPKTYKIGIQHTPPFVTQNPDGTYDGLSIKSWNLVNESLDYNFKYQEYKTLKALLNAVESGEVDFSINPITVTDSRMERLDFSQPYFISHTGIAKRKESQVINILKNLWSWEFISAILALLGVIFIFGFLVWLFERKKNAEEFGGSKGKGLMEGFWWSAVTMTTVGYGDKSPRTTGGRIIGLIWMFMAIIIISSLTASIASSLTVKSISGEIKGITDLSRFKVATVNSSSAAELLDQYGIDSEKLVTEEEGIALLNNKEIDVLVYDEPILRYEIDKLNLGNSIEVLEKTLKKDYYSYSFPKNSDLVDQIDPALVRMLKRMEWENLIKEYK, encoded by the coding sequence ATGAAGTATATATTATCCTTTTTATTTATATTTTTTTCTTTCCTTATCAATGCCCAGGATTCTTTAAAATCTGCTCCTAAAACTTATAAAATCGGGATACAGCATACACCGCCATTCGTAACGCAAAATCCGGACGGGACTTACGATGGCTTAAGTATTAAAAGCTGGAATTTGGTGAATGAAAGTTTAGATTACAATTTTAAATATCAGGAGTATAAAACACTCAAGGCTCTTCTAAATGCCGTTGAAAGCGGTGAAGTAGACTTTAGTATCAATCCTATTACCGTGACCGATAGCCGGATGGAGCGATTGGATTTTTCCCAACCTTATTTTATTTCTCATACCGGTATAGCAAAAAGAAAAGAATCCCAGGTAATTAATATTCTTAAAAATTTATGGAGCTGGGAATTTATTTCGGCGATACTGGCACTGTTAGGAGTCATTTTTATTTTCGGTTTTCTGGTATGGCTATTTGAGCGAAAGAAAAATGCCGAAGAATTTGGTGGGAGCAAAGGAAAAGGATTAATGGAAGGGTTTTGGTGGAGTGCAGTGACCATGACAACTGTTGGTTATGGTGATAAATCCCCCAGAACTACAGGAGGACGTATTATTGGTTTGATCTGGATGTTTATGGCTATTATTATTATCTCCAGTCTTACGGCAAGTATTGCTTCATCACTTACCGTGAAAAGTATTAGTGGCGAAATTAAAGGAATAACAGACCTTAGCCGTTTTAAAGTGGCAACGGTAAATAGCAGTAGTGCGGCAGAGCTTTTAGATCAATACGGAATTGATTCTGAAAAATTAGTAACAGAGGAAGAGGGGATCGCATTACTAAATAATAAGGAAATCGATGTTTTGGTGTATGACGAACCGATATTGCGCTATGAAATCGACAAACTAAACCTGGGAAATAGTATTGAAGTTTTAGAAAAAACACTCAAAAAGGACTATTACAGTTATTCGTTCCCTAAAAACTCGGATTTGGTAGATCAAATAGATCCTGCCTTAGTACGCATGCTTAAAAGAATGGAATGGGAAAACCTCATTAAGGAATATAAATAA
- a CDS encoding aspartate kinase, with protein MKVLKFGGTSVGTPESIENVKNITLGQEGIKLLVLSAMSGVTNELVAISNLSKTQNYTEIEVIIEKLRDRHFLAIDRLIQEEILNQETKSFVGKCLQDLSVAGHKAYTDVVYAEIVTYGETMLTFMVSQYFKAQGIENIWLDAKEFMEVHNLENPDTDRVGKLLDAHLQGKRSDLYITQGFVCINRHNEISTLKRGGSDYTATILGAAAQASEVQIWTDIDGFHNNDPRHVEGTHPISELTFEEAAELAYFGAKILHPQTVSPVINKGIPIFLKNTFTPEKTGTKISSEVHSKGLKAIAAKDDITAIKIKSNRMLMAHGFLRKIFDVFDHYETSIDMITTSEIAISLTIDDTRNLDKILEELNAYGEITVDRNQSIVCIVGESVIEDQSTYKLFELLNDIPVRMISYGGSSNNISILVDTQDKIKTLRTLNQKLFSEGLSQLV; from the coding sequence ATGAAAGTTTTAAAATTTGGAGGAACATCTGTAGGAACTCCTGAAAGTATCGAAAATGTAAAAAATATTACCTTAGGACAGGAGGGTATAAAACTATTGGTATTATCTGCAATGAGCGGAGTTACTAATGAGCTGGTCGCCATTTCCAATTTATCGAAAACACAAAATTATACGGAAATTGAAGTGATTATCGAAAAGCTTCGAGATCGTCACTTTTTGGCCATAGATCGCCTTATTCAGGAAGAAATTTTAAATCAGGAAACAAAATCTTTTGTAGGGAAATGCCTGCAGGATTTATCGGTTGCCGGGCATAAAGCATATACCGATGTGGTGTATGCCGAAATTGTCACTTACGGGGAGACCATGCTTACTTTTATGGTTTCTCAGTATTTTAAAGCTCAGGGTATCGAAAATATCTGGCTGGATGCCAAGGAATTTATGGAAGTACATAATCTTGAAAATCCGGATACCGATAGAGTTGGCAAACTTTTAGACGCCCATTTACAAGGGAAACGATCAGATTTATATATCACCCAGGGGTTTGTATGTATCAACAGGCATAATGAAATTAGCACGTTAAAACGTGGTGGCAGCGATTATACCGCAACTATTCTTGGTGCTGCGGCACAGGCTTCAGAAGTACAGATATGGACAGATATAGACGGTTTCCATAACAACGATCCACGTCATGTAGAGGGAACCCATCCAATTTCAGAATTAACTTTTGAAGAAGCAGCCGAGCTTGCTTATTTTGGCGCTAAAATTTTGCATCCGCAAACGGTATCTCCGGTAATCAATAAAGGAATTCCTATTTTCCTGAAAAACACCTTTACTCCAGAGAAAACCGGAACTAAAATCTCTTCTGAAGTGCATAGTAAAGGACTTAAGGCAATTGCAGCGAAAGATGATATTACCGCTATTAAAATCAAATCAAACCGAATGTTAATGGCGCATGGTTTCCTTCGAAAAATATTTGATGTGTTTGACCATTACGAAACCTCTATCGATATGATTACGACCTCGGAAATTGCAATTTCCCTAACCATCGATGATACCCGAAATCTGGATAAAATTCTAGAAGAATTAAATGCTTATGGTGAAATTACCGTAGATCGCAATCAAAGTATTGTGTGCATTGTGGGAGAATCTGTTATCGAGGATCAGTCAACTTACAAGTTATTCGAACTATTGAATGATATTCCTGTAAGGATGATAAGCTACGGGGGCAGTAGCAATAATATTTCTATACTGGTAGATACGCAAGATAAAATTAAAACCCTTAGAACCTTAAATCAAAAACTGTTTAGTGAAGGTTTAAGTCAGTTGGTTTAA
- a CDS encoding DUF2200 domain-containing protein, which translates to MSTTPDHDRKVAEMSFASVYPHYLAKIEKKGRTKEELHQVIQWLTGFTNEKLQLLIANKVNFKEFFDQADLHPNASLIKGTICGYRIEDIETPLTKKVRYLDKLVDELAKARKMEKILR; encoded by the coding sequence ATGAGTACCACACCTGATCATGACCGTAAGGTAGCCGAAATGAGTTTTGCTTCGGTTTATCCTCATTACCTCGCTAAAATTGAAAAGAAAGGCAGAACAAAAGAAGAACTACACCAGGTAATACAATGGTTAACGGGTTTTACCAATGAAAAATTACAACTGCTAATCGCTAATAAGGTGAATTTTAAGGAGTTTTTTGATCAGGCAGATTTACATCCCAATGCATCACTTATTAAAGGAACTATTTGTGGCTACCGAATTGAAGACATTGAAACACCACTTACCAAAAAAGTTCGATACCTGGATAAGCTGGTAGACGAATTGGCGAAAGCCAGGAAAATGGAAAAGATCTTACGTTAA
- a CDS encoding glycosyltransferase family 4 protein — MKNLLVIGYVWPEPTSSAAGSRMLQLLHFFLAENYNITFATTATQSQHAFDLKTLGIETTKIELNNTSFDNFLKKIQPEIVLFDRFMIEEQYGWRVDVICPEAIKILDTEDLHFLRNARKKALRTKTDLNKLMLNSDVAKREIASIYRCDLSLIISKIEMDLLTSIFKIPAEVIEYLPYLLDTEEIEKVAHSPSFQERQDFMFIGNFLHEPNWQTTLHLKQKIWPEIKQKLPEAKLHIYGAYASDKVYQLQNKKEGFVVHGRADTVDEVMQNHRILLAPIQFGAGLKGKMVDAMQNGLVSVTTPIGAEGISENHRWNGFICTSDDEIIDKAIQIYHDEEEWISRQKLGKAILKDKFSALNFTAAFQEKLIALKKNLTEHRSKNFIGTMLKFHNNRSTYFMSKFIEEKEKNKRNEYHT, encoded by the coding sequence ATGAAAAATTTACTGGTTATTGGATATGTTTGGCCGGAACCTACCTCTTCTGCCGCCGGAAGCCGAATGTTGCAATTATTACATTTTTTTCTTGCTGAAAATTACAACATCACTTTTGCCACCACGGCAACTCAATCCCAGCATGCTTTTGATCTAAAGACATTAGGTATTGAAACGACTAAAATCGAACTGAATAATACCAGTTTCGATAATTTCCTAAAAAAAATACAGCCTGAAATTGTGCTTTTTGATCGTTTTATGATCGAGGAACAATATGGTTGGCGTGTAGATGTAATCTGCCCCGAAGCGATTAAAATTTTAGATACCGAAGATTTACATTTTCTTAGGAATGCCAGAAAAAAGGCATTGCGTACAAAGACTGATCTCAACAAACTCATGTTAAACTCCGATGTAGCGAAAAGAGAAATCGCTTCTATCTACCGTTGTGATTTGAGCCTGATTATCTCTAAAATAGAAATGGATTTGTTAACATCGATTTTTAAAATTCCTGCTGAAGTTATTGAATACCTCCCTTACTTACTGGATACTGAAGAAATCGAAAAAGTAGCGCATTCGCCTTCATTTCAAGAACGCCAGGATTTTATGTTTATCGGTAACTTTCTACACGAACCTAACTGGCAGACAACCTTACATTTAAAACAGAAAATATGGCCTGAAATTAAACAAAAGCTCCCCGAAGCAAAACTTCATATTTACGGAGCTTATGCCAGTGATAAAGTATATCAACTTCAAAATAAAAAAGAAGGCTTTGTAGTGCACGGTCGTGCTGATACTGTTGATGAAGTAATGCAAAACCACCGAATTTTGCTAGCACCCATTCAATTTGGTGCCGGACTTAAAGGCAAAATGGTCGATGCGATGCAAAACGGACTCGTTTCCGTCACAACACCCATAGGAGCCGAAGGCATTTCTGAAAACCATCGCTGGAACGGTTTTATTTGTACATCTGATGATGAAATTATTGATAAAGCGATTCAGATTTATCATGACGAAGAGGAGTGGATTTCAAGACAAAAACTGGGGAAAGCTATCCTAAAAGATAAATTTTCCGCATTAAATTTCACTGCTGCATTTCAGGAAAAATTAATAGCTTTAAAAAAGAATCTTACGGAACATCGTTCTAAAAATTTTATCGGTACCATGCTAAAATTCCACAATAATCGCAGTACCTATTTTATGTCTAAATTTATAGAAGAGAAGGAAAAAAATAAAAGAAATGAGTACCACACCTGA
- a CDS encoding GreA/GreB family elongation factor — protein sequence MSRGFVKEEDQEEAPVIPPRAALPNGVTNYVTPFGYEALEKEQRDLESERANTTSENETESRRAKAVIDGKLKLLAERRASARIIHPNQQPDDEVRFGAHVKLKNHTANSIQQFQIVGVDEANVKQQKIAFVAPIAKAVTGLKVGEKAEFKLGTETRILEILDITY from the coding sequence ATGAGCAGAGGATTTGTAAAAGAAGAAGATCAGGAAGAAGCACCGGTAATACCGCCAAGAGCTGCATTGCCAAATGGGGTAACAAACTACGTCACTCCGTTTGGTTATGAGGCCTTAGAAAAAGAACAACGGGATTTGGAAAGTGAAAGGGCAAATACAACCAGCGAGAACGAAACAGAAAGTCGAAGAGCAAAAGCAGTGATTGATGGGAAATTGAAATTGTTAGCTGAGAGACGGGCATCTGCCAGAATAATCCACCCAAACCAACAACCCGATGATGAAGTTCGTTTTGGAGCACATGTGAAATTAAAAAATCATACCGCAAACAGTATTCAGCAATTTCAGATTGTAGGCGTAGATGAAGCGAATGTAAAGCAACAGAAAATCGCATTTGTAGCTCCAATAGCAAAGGCGGTTACCGGATTAAAAGTTGGAGAAAAAGCGGAATTTAAACTGGGTACCGAAACCCGAATTCTGGAAATCCTGGATATCACATATTAA
- a CDS encoding gluconokinase, with amino-acid sequence MKVYVVMGVSGIGKTTIGKSLADKLEIPFYDADDYHPDANVEKMSKGMALNDEDRKGWLQILAKNIEAWSTEKGAVLACSALKECYRETLTEGLKKQVVFVYLHAEYDLVYKRMKARKGHYFKAELLKSQFDILEEPKDAIKVNANQGIPEMVHEVLAKINPS; translated from the coding sequence ATGAAAGTTTACGTAGTGATGGGCGTTTCTGGAATAGGAAAAACAACTATAGGGAAAAGCCTGGCCGATAAATTAGAAATTCCATTTTACGATGCCGACGATTATCATCCTGATGCTAATGTCGAAAAAATGAGCAAAGGAATGGCGCTAAATGATGAAGACCGTAAAGGGTGGTTACAAATTTTAGCCAAAAATATTGAAGCCTGGAGTACTGAAAAAGGTGCGGTGTTAGCTTGTTCTGCGTTGAAAGAATGCTATAGGGAAACGCTAACGGAAGGTTTGAAAAAGCAGGTGGTTTTTGTGTACTTACATGCGGAATATGATTTGGTGTATAAGCGAATGAAAGCCAGAAAAGGACATTATTTTAAAGCAGAGTTGCTGAAATCTCAATTTGATATTCTGGAAGAACCAAAAGATGCGATTAAGGTAAATGCTAATCAGGGTATACCAGAAATGGTTCATGAGGTATTGGCAAAAATAAATCCCTCTTAG
- a CDS encoding GntP family permease has translation MEIQLLLAVGLGIALLLFLILKLKIQAFLALLIVCIFVGILAGMPAGDIMETMKEGMGSTLGFVATVVGLGALFGGILEQSGGAKALASFILKKTGEKNAPWAMMITGFIVAIPVFFDVAFIILVPITYALSKKTGKSLILYAIPLLAGLAITHCFIPPTPGPIAVADILGADLGWVILFGFAAGIPAAILSGPLFARLLTKSLYVAPKSFTEDSAPEDQMPSAKMITAIIFVPIFLIVLNTLMASPLVDASDFPNWINYMVNLLGHPFTALIIANLLAWYFLGVKRGVTKDKLLKIAAKSFESAGIIILLTGAGGAFKQILINTGAGEMITNNLNESFINPLLFGFIVAALIRVLQGSSTVAMITAAGITAPLLEGANYAESQISLIVIAVASGALILSHVNDSGFWLVGQYIGLNEKQTFKSWTVMTTIISLVGLGVSSLLWYLL, from the coding sequence ATGGAAATACAATTACTATTGGCGGTTGGCCTGGGAATAGCTTTATTACTATTTTTAATACTGAAACTTAAAATTCAGGCATTTTTAGCCCTGCTGATCGTATGTATTTTCGTTGGAATACTTGCCGGAATGCCTGCAGGTGATATTATGGAAACCATGAAAGAGGGCATGGGCAGCACGTTGGGATTTGTGGCAACCGTAGTGGGATTAGGAGCTTTATTTGGCGGGATTTTAGAACAATCCGGAGGAGCAAAAGCCCTGGCTTCTTTTATTCTTAAGAAAACCGGAGAAAAAAATGCTCCCTGGGCTATGATGATTACCGGTTTTATAGTTGCCATACCTGTATTTTTTGATGTCGCTTTTATCATTTTAGTACCCATTACTTATGCCTTAAGTAAGAAAACCGGAAAGTCGTTAATCCTTTATGCTATCCCGCTTTTAGCCGGACTGGCAATTACCCATTGTTTTATTCCGCCCACCCCGGGGCCCATTGCGGTAGCCGATATTTTAGGAGCCGATTTAGGATGGGTAATTTTATTTGGTTTTGCTGCCGGAATTCCTGCGGCTATTTTAAGCGGACCGCTTTTTGCAAGATTATTAACGAAAAGCCTGTATGTAGCGCCCAAAAGTTTTACCGAAGATTCAGCACCGGAAGATCAGATGCCCTCTGCTAAAATGATCACTGCCATCATTTTTGTTCCTATTTTTTTGATTGTTTTAAATACACTGATGGCCAGTCCTTTGGTAGACGCTTCTGATTTCCCAAATTGGATAAATTACATGGTCAATTTATTAGGTCATCCATTTACCGCCTTGATTATTGCTAACCTTTTAGCCTGGTATTTCTTAGGAGTAAAGCGCGGAGTCACCAAAGACAAATTATTAAAAATAGCCGCAAAGAGTTTTGAATCTGCCGGGATTATTATTTTACTTACTGGTGCGGGGGGTGCTTTTAAACAAATCCTTATCAATACCGGAGCAGGAGAAATGATTACAAATAATTTGAATGAAAGCTTTATAAATCCGCTGCTGTTTGGGTTTATAGTGGCGGCATTAATCAGGGTATTACAGGGATCTTCAACAGTAGCTATGATTACCGCTGCCGGAATTACCGCACCGCTTTTAGAAGGAGCGAATTATGCTGAAAGCCAAATTAGTTTAATAGTAATCGCAGTAGCCTCTGGCGCTTTGATCCTATCTCATGTAAATGATAGCGGATTTTGGCTGGTAGGGCAATATATTGGCCTAAACGAAAAACAAACATTTAAAAGCTGGACGGTGATGACTACCATTATCTCTCTTGTAGGTCTTGGGGTTTCCTCCCTGCTTTGGTATTTATTATAA
- a CDS encoding DoxX family protein, translated as MKNTYTTSLNLPKLDFILLIFRIGISILMLFHGVPKLINFFSSEEIQFADPLGVGQTMTLAVAVLAEFVCSIMLILGIGTRIATIPLIVTMAVAAIIVHAPDGLERQELPFMYLLSYVLLFYTGAGKYSLDHYLMFKAEKKEIKP; from the coding sequence ATGAAAAATACGTATACTACCAGTTTAAACCTACCCAAGTTAGATTTTATTCTATTGATTTTTAGAATCGGGATTTCGATCCTAATGCTGTTTCATGGCGTTCCCAAATTGATAAACTTTTTTTCTTCTGAAGAGATACAATTTGCAGATCCTTTGGGTGTTGGACAAACCATGACGCTAGCTGTTGCTGTTTTAGCTGAATTTGTTTGTTCTATAATGCTTATTTTAGGTATTGGAACCCGAATTGCAACAATTCCACTTATCGTGACTATGGCCGTAGCTGCTATTATTGTACATGCGCCAGATGGTCTGGAAAGGCAAGAATTGCCTTTTATGTATTTACTTTCTTATGTTTTATTGTTTTATACCGGGGCAGGAAAATATTCGCTGGATCATTATTTGATGTTTAAAGCGGAAAAAAAAGAAATAAAGCCATAA
- a CDS encoding YebC/PmpR family DNA-binding transcriptional regulator produces the protein MGRAFEFRKARKMKRWSAMAKAFTRIGKDIVMAVKEGGPDPDANSKLRAVIQNAKSVNMPKDNIERAIKRASDKSQGDYKIVLFEGYAPHGIAVLVETATDNNNRTVANVRSYFNKCDGNLGTSGSVEFMFDHTCNFRINAKGLDVEELELEFIDYGAEEVFEDEDGIHIYAPFEYFGSIQKELESKNIEIISSGFERIPQVTKQLTPEQSADVEKLLEKLEEDDDVQNVYHTMEESSSEE, from the coding sequence ATGGGAAGAGCATTTGAATTTAGAAAAGCACGTAAGATGAAGCGTTGGTCTGCAATGGCCAAAGCCTTTACTCGTATAGGAAAAGACATTGTAATGGCCGTTAAAGAAGGTGGACCAGATCCAGACGCTAACTCTAAGCTTAGAGCGGTGATCCAGAACGCCAAGAGTGTTAACATGCCAAAAGACAATATCGAACGTGCGATTAAAAGAGCTTCAGATAAAAGTCAGGGTGATTATAAAATTGTCCTTTTTGAAGGATACGCGCCACACGGTATCGCTGTTTTAGTTGAAACCGCTACCGATAATAACAACCGTACCGTAGCCAATGTACGATCCTACTTCAATAAATGTGACGGAAACTTAGGAACTTCGGGGTCTGTAGAGTTTATGTTCGATCATACCTGTAACTTCAGGATTAATGCAAAAGGCTTAGACGTGGAAGAATTAGAACTTGAATTTATTGATTATGGAGCTGAAGAAGTTTTTGAAGATGAAGACGGAATTCACATCTACGCTCCTTTTGAGTATTTTGGAAGCATCCAAAAAGAACTGGAAAGTAAAAATATTGAAATTATTTCTTCTGGATTCGAAAGAATACCTCAGGTTACCAAACAGCTTACTCCAGAACAGTCTGCCGATGTAGAAAAATTACTGGAAAAATTAGAAGAAGATGATGATGTACAAAATGTATATCATACGATGGAAGAATCTTCTTCAGAAGAATAA
- a CDS encoding 4a-hydroxytetrahydrobiopterin dehydratase — protein sequence MEKLTEEQISKKLESLEGWTYAKEAIHTSFKFENFKDAFTVMTRIAFEAEAMQHHPNWANSFNELEISLSTHDAGGVTDKDFKMAKAIEDIVEAK from the coding sequence ATGGAAAAACTAACCGAAGAACAAATCAGCAAAAAACTAGAAAGTCTTGAAGGATGGACATATGCAAAAGAAGCTATCCACACGTCTTTTAAATTCGAAAACTTTAAAGATGCTTTTACGGTAATGACCCGAATCGCTTTTGAAGCCGAAGCCATGCAACATCATCCTAACTGGGCAAATTCTTTCAACGAATTAGAAATTTCTTTATCCACGCATGATGCAGGCGGAGTCACTGATAAAGACTTTAAAATGGCCAAAGCTATAGAAGATATTGTTGAAGCCAAATAA
- a CDS encoding sugar nucleotide-binding protein yields the protein MERILILGASGFIGNAIYKELCSYFDTHGTYCTDSRALEKNHQFHQYDMETDSLDLLLYNLKPSIIISAVRGSFEAQIALHYSVISYILTHPCKLIFLSSANVFDAFTNYPSYEYDKTLSQSIYGRFKIKIENALLRLPNDKYNILRLPMVFGQGSPRLNEIKTLIDLGEAIEVFPNVVINVTEISKITQQIHYIVNRKLQGVFHLGSSDLVHQKDFVEDICEILGYENPLFKNVYDSNNDRYLAVLPKDNLLPTNLQISVQEVVEASLKK from the coding sequence TTGGAACGTATATTAATATTAGGAGCTAGCGGCTTTATTGGCAATGCCATCTATAAAGAGCTATGCTCCTATTTTGATACGCACGGTACCTACTGTACAGACAGTCGCGCATTAGAAAAAAACCACCAGTTCCATCAATATGATATGGAGACCGATAGCTTGGATCTTTTGCTCTACAATTTAAAACCGAGCATTATCATATCTGCGGTGCGAGGAAGTTTCGAAGCACAAATAGCACTGCATTATTCGGTAATAAGCTATATTTTAACGCATCCCTGCAAACTTATCTTTTTAAGTTCTGCAAACGTTTTTGATGCGTTTACCAACTATCCAAGCTACGAGTATGATAAAACATTATCACAAAGTATCTACGGCCGATTTAAAATTAAAATAGAGAACGCTCTTTTAAGACTTCCTAATGATAAATACAATATTTTAAGATTACCCATGGTTTTTGGCCAGGGTTCTCCCAGACTAAATGAGATTAAAACACTAATCGATTTGGGCGAAGCTATAGAGGTATTCCCTAATGTGGTGATTAATGTTACTGAAATTAGTAAAATAACCCAGCAGATTCATTATATCGTAAATCGAAAGTTACAAGGTGTTTTTCATTTAGGAAGTTCAGATTTGGTGCATCAAAAAGATTTTGTTGAAGATATTTGTGAGATTTTGGGATATGAAAATCCGCTTTTTAAAAACGTATATGATAGCAATAACGATCGCTATTTAGCCGTTTTACCCAAAGATAACTTACTACCCACTAATCTCCAGATAAGCGTACAGGAAGTTGTTGAAGCCAGCCTTAAAAAATAG